In a genomic window of Penaeus chinensis breed Huanghai No. 1 chromosome 30, ASM1920278v2, whole genome shotgun sequence:
- the LOC125041582 gene encoding prestin-like isoform X1 → MTKRTKSNKPSNQPHRKCSWMGMQEDTLDDETQQAFLSESGTTMMSSKNDGGGGGSPSGEMCVVRPTLNVAQRNQHYHFDPGHSPGLRETIQTKVAKSCSFSSGCVSSAITARLPILSWLPAYNFREHLLGDIIAGVTIAIMHIPQGMGFALLSNIPPVNGIYMGFFPVLIYALLGTSRHCSMGSFAVVCLMTGKVVTELATPEGAIVDGDIAGNSTTSYTAVQVATIVSFMVGVWELIMGLLQLGSLSVFLSEMLVSGFTTGAAFHVLTSQVKYLFGLQIKGHSGPFKIIYTYRDIIKQLLHSNVAAVIGSAITIIILTVNNEVIKPRLRKKTNIPIPIELIVVILGTAASYLGNLNEQFDLLIVGEIPTGLPQPEIPPFELIPKVVVDAFVITIVAYTVSYSMAKIFAKKHNYEVDAAQELYSQSASNVFGAFFGCGPIAASLARSLIQEAVGGVTQMTTVISCALLLLVLLFVGPVFETLPNCVLSSVIVVALKGMFMQVNDLRRVWAISRADAMIWLASFLAVVLIDIDFGLLIGVVVSLFVLLYRGQKPSTAILGSVPNTDIYLDINKYSAAAEVPSVSIFHFNGPLHFANSEYFRIQMFSMTGLDPSAIVSKKKALEKEQPKSDLIIDPTKENGVRGSTEKIPEEFEDKPSDMNDKHAVLSLPEVKWLVLDMSRISYLDSTGGKLIAQLGKEYDEAGIMLVLASVSESVLDSLEKCGTLKTITAERIFHTIHDAVTVLTVLDNDSNCTKL, encoded by the exons TGAGTCAGGGACGACGATGATGTCGTCAAAGAatgacggcggaggaggagggagtccgTCAGGAGAAATGTGCGTGGTGCGCCCTACCCTCAACGTCGCCCAACGCAACCAGCATTACCACTTCGACCCCGGCCATTCTCCAG GCCTGCGGGAGACGATCCAGACGAAGGTGGCGAAATCATGTAGCTTCTCGTCCGGTTGCGTGTCGTCCGCCATCACCGCCCGCCTGCCCATCCTGTCGTGGCTGCCGGCGTACAACTTCAGGGAACATCTTCTTGGCGACATCATTGCCGGCGTAACTATTGCCATCATGCACATTCCTCAGG GCATGGGTTTCGCACTGCTGTCAAACATTCCTCCTGTGAATGGTATCTACATGGGCTTCTTCCCCGTGCTGATCTACGCTCTCTTGGGTACTTCACGCCATTGCTCCATGG GTAGCTTTGCTGTAGTCTGCCTGATGACCGGGAAAGTCGTAACGGAACTGGCCACTCCTGAAGGCGCTATCGTCGACGGTGATATAGCAGGCAATTCCACAACGTCCTATACAGCTGTTCAAGTCGCCACTATAGTTTCTTTTATGGTTGGGGTCTGGGAG CTCATCATGGGGTTACTGCAGCTCGGGTCCCTCAGCGTCTTCCTCTCCGAAATGCTGGTGTCTGGCTTCACCACAGGGGCGGCCTTTCACGTGCTGACGTCGCAGGTCAAATACCTCTTTGGGCTTCAGATCAAAGGGCACAGCGGTCCATTCAAGATCATTTAT ACGTATCGTGATATCATCAAGCAATTACTGCACTCGAACGTAGCAGCTGTGATCGGCTCCGcaatcacaataattattttaacaGTGAACAATGAGGTGATCAAG CCCAGACTACGAAAGAAGACGAACATCCCGATCCCAATTGAACTCATCGTGGTGATTCTCGGAACGGCCGCCTCCTACTTGGGAAACCTCAATGAACAGTTCGACCTGCTCATCGTGGGAGAAATTCCGACGGG ACTGCCTCAGCCGGAAATACCTCCGTTCGAGCTTATACCAAAAGTAGTGGTTGATGCTTTTGTCATCACTATTGTAGCGTATACCGTGTCTTACTCTATGGCGAAGATATTTGCGAAGAAGCATAATTATGAAGTTGACGCAGCTCAAGAGTTGTATTCACAG TCCGCAAGCAACGTGTTCGGAGCCTTCTTCGGCTGCGGGCCCATCGCCGCCTCTCTCGCTCGGTCGCTGATCCAAGAGGCGGTCGGAGGCGTGACTCAGATGACCACCGTTATCTCCTGTGCGCTCTTGCTGCTGGTCCTCCTGTTTGTGGGTCCTGTGTTTGAAACGCTTCCGAAT TGTGTCTTGTCGTCCGTCATCGTCGTTGCGCTAAAGGGGATGTTCATGCAAGTAAACGACCTAAGGAGGGTGTGGGCCATCTCGCGCGCCGACGCCATGATATGGCTCGCCTCCTTCCTTGCTGTTGTTCTCATCGACATCGACTTCGGCCTGTTGATTGGGGTCGTGGTGTCGCTGTTCGTTTTGCTGTACAGAGGACAAAAACCCAGCACGGCCATCCTTGGTTCTGTTCCCAACACGGATATTTACCTGGATATTAATAAGTACTCCGCG GCTGCAGAGGTACCTTCAGTGTCTATTTTCCACTTCAATGGGCCGCTTCACTTCGCAAACAGTGAATACTTCCGAATTCAGATGTTCTCCATGACTGGCCTGGACCCCAGTGCTATTGTTAGTAAAAAGAAAGCCCTTGAGAAGGAGCAGCCAAAATCCGACCTTATCATCGACCCTACCAAG GAAAATGGTGTGCGTGGGAGTACGGAAAAGATTCCTGAGGAGTTTGAAGACAAGCCAAGCGACATGAATGATAAGCATGCAGTTCTCTCCCTGCCC GAAGTAAAGTGGCTGGTGCTGGACATGAGCAGAATCAGTTACTTGGATTCCACGGGAGGAAAACTTATCGCACAGCTCGGGAAGGAATATGACGAGGCAGGCATTATGCTCGTGCTTGCTTCAGTCTCAG AAAGTGTACTGGATAGCTTGGAAAAGTGCGGTACTCTGAAGACAATCACGGCCGAGAGGATCTTCCATACTATCCACGATGCTGTTACTGTTCTTACGGTGTTAGACAATGACAGTAATTGCACCAAGCTCTAA
- the LOC125041582 gene encoding solute carrier family 26 member 6-like isoform X3 — protein MTKRTKSNKPSNQPHRKCSCESGTTMMSSKNDGGGGGSPSGEMCVVRPTLNVAQRNQHYHFDPGHSPGLRETIQTKVAKSCSFSSGCVSSAITARLPILSWLPAYNFREHLLGDIIAGVTIAIMHIPQGMGFALLSNIPPVNGIYMGFFPVLIYALLGTSRHCSMGSFAVVCLMTGKVVTELATPEGAIVDGDIAGNSTTSYTAVQVATIVSFMVGVWELIMGLLQLGSLSVFLSEMLVSGFTTGAAFHVLTSQVKYLFGLQIKGHSGPFKIIYTYRDIIKQLLHSNVAAVIGSAITIIILTVNNEVIKPRLRKKTNIPIPIELIVVILGTAASYLGNLNEQFDLLIVGEIPTGLPQPEIPPFELIPKVVVDAFVITIVAYTVSYSMAKIFAKKHNYEVDAAQELYSQSASNVFGAFFGCGPIAASLARSLIQEAVGGVTQMTTVISCALLLLVLLFVGPVFETLPNCVLSSVIVVALKGMFMQVNDLRRVWAISRADAMIWLASFLAVVLIDIDFGLLIGVVVSLFVLLYRGQKPSTAILGSVPNTDIYLDINKYSAAAEVPSVSIFHFNGPLHFANSEYFRIQMFSMTGLDPSAIVSKKKALEKEQPKSDLIIDPTKENGVRGSTEKIPEEFEDKPSDMNDKHAVLSLPEVKWLVLDMSRISYLDSTGGKLIAQLGKEYDEAGIMLVLASVSESVLDSLEKCGTLKTITAERIFHTIHDAVTVLTVLDNDSNCTKL, from the exons TGAGTCAGGGACGACGATGATGTCGTCAAAGAatgacggcggaggaggagggagtccgTCAGGAGAAATGTGCGTGGTGCGCCCTACCCTCAACGTCGCCCAACGCAACCAGCATTACCACTTCGACCCCGGCCATTCTCCAG GCCTGCGGGAGACGATCCAGACGAAGGTGGCGAAATCATGTAGCTTCTCGTCCGGTTGCGTGTCGTCCGCCATCACCGCCCGCCTGCCCATCCTGTCGTGGCTGCCGGCGTACAACTTCAGGGAACATCTTCTTGGCGACATCATTGCCGGCGTAACTATTGCCATCATGCACATTCCTCAGG GCATGGGTTTCGCACTGCTGTCAAACATTCCTCCTGTGAATGGTATCTACATGGGCTTCTTCCCCGTGCTGATCTACGCTCTCTTGGGTACTTCACGCCATTGCTCCATGG GTAGCTTTGCTGTAGTCTGCCTGATGACCGGGAAAGTCGTAACGGAACTGGCCACTCCTGAAGGCGCTATCGTCGACGGTGATATAGCAGGCAATTCCACAACGTCCTATACAGCTGTTCAAGTCGCCACTATAGTTTCTTTTATGGTTGGGGTCTGGGAG CTCATCATGGGGTTACTGCAGCTCGGGTCCCTCAGCGTCTTCCTCTCCGAAATGCTGGTGTCTGGCTTCACCACAGGGGCGGCCTTTCACGTGCTGACGTCGCAGGTCAAATACCTCTTTGGGCTTCAGATCAAAGGGCACAGCGGTCCATTCAAGATCATTTAT ACGTATCGTGATATCATCAAGCAATTACTGCACTCGAACGTAGCAGCTGTGATCGGCTCCGcaatcacaataattattttaacaGTGAACAATGAGGTGATCAAG CCCAGACTACGAAAGAAGACGAACATCCCGATCCCAATTGAACTCATCGTGGTGATTCTCGGAACGGCCGCCTCCTACTTGGGAAACCTCAATGAACAGTTCGACCTGCTCATCGTGGGAGAAATTCCGACGGG ACTGCCTCAGCCGGAAATACCTCCGTTCGAGCTTATACCAAAAGTAGTGGTTGATGCTTTTGTCATCACTATTGTAGCGTATACCGTGTCTTACTCTATGGCGAAGATATTTGCGAAGAAGCATAATTATGAAGTTGACGCAGCTCAAGAGTTGTATTCACAG TCCGCAAGCAACGTGTTCGGAGCCTTCTTCGGCTGCGGGCCCATCGCCGCCTCTCTCGCTCGGTCGCTGATCCAAGAGGCGGTCGGAGGCGTGACTCAGATGACCACCGTTATCTCCTGTGCGCTCTTGCTGCTGGTCCTCCTGTTTGTGGGTCCTGTGTTTGAAACGCTTCCGAAT TGTGTCTTGTCGTCCGTCATCGTCGTTGCGCTAAAGGGGATGTTCATGCAAGTAAACGACCTAAGGAGGGTGTGGGCCATCTCGCGCGCCGACGCCATGATATGGCTCGCCTCCTTCCTTGCTGTTGTTCTCATCGACATCGACTTCGGCCTGTTGATTGGGGTCGTGGTGTCGCTGTTCGTTTTGCTGTACAGAGGACAAAAACCCAGCACGGCCATCCTTGGTTCTGTTCCCAACACGGATATTTACCTGGATATTAATAAGTACTCCGCG GCTGCAGAGGTACCTTCAGTGTCTATTTTCCACTTCAATGGGCCGCTTCACTTCGCAAACAGTGAATACTTCCGAATTCAGATGTTCTCCATGACTGGCCTGGACCCCAGTGCTATTGTTAGTAAAAAGAAAGCCCTTGAGAAGGAGCAGCCAAAATCCGACCTTATCATCGACCCTACCAAG GAAAATGGTGTGCGTGGGAGTACGGAAAAGATTCCTGAGGAGTTTGAAGACAAGCCAAGCGACATGAATGATAAGCATGCAGTTCTCTCCCTGCCC GAAGTAAAGTGGCTGGTGCTGGACATGAGCAGAATCAGTTACTTGGATTCCACGGGAGGAAAACTTATCGCACAGCTCGGGAAGGAATATGACGAGGCAGGCATTATGCTCGTGCTTGCTTCAGTCTCAG AAAGTGTACTGGATAGCTTGGAAAAGTGCGGTACTCTGAAGACAATCACGGCCGAGAGGATCTTCCATACTATCCACGATGCTGTTACTGTTCTTACGGTGTTAGACAATGACAGTAATTGCACCAAGCTCTAA
- the LOC125041582 gene encoding solute carrier family 26 member 6-like isoform X4, with protein sequence MMGMQEDTLDDETQQAFLSESGTTMMSSKNDGGGGGSPSGEMCVVRPTLNVAQRNQHYHFDPGHSPGLRETIQTKVAKSCSFSSGCVSSAITARLPILSWLPAYNFREHLLGDIIAGVTIAIMHIPQGMGFALLSNIPPVNGIYMGFFPVLIYALLGTSRHCSMGSFAVVCLMTGKVVTELATPEGAIVDGDIAGNSTTSYTAVQVATIVSFMVGVWELIMGLLQLGSLSVFLSEMLVSGFTTGAAFHVLTSQVKYLFGLQIKGHSGPFKIIYTYRDIIKQLLHSNVAAVIGSAITIIILTVNNEVIKPRLRKKTNIPIPIELIVVILGTAASYLGNLNEQFDLLIVGEIPTGLPQPEIPPFELIPKVVVDAFVITIVAYTVSYSMAKIFAKKHNYEVDAAQELYSQSASNVFGAFFGCGPIAASLARSLIQEAVGGVTQMTTVISCALLLLVLLFVGPVFETLPNCVLSSVIVVALKGMFMQVNDLRRVWAISRADAMIWLASFLAVVLIDIDFGLLIGVVVSLFVLLYRGQKPSTAILGSVPNTDIYLDINKYSAAAEVPSVSIFHFNGPLHFANSEYFRIQMFSMTGLDPSAIVSKKKALEKEQPKSDLIIDPTKENGVRGSTEKIPEEFEDKPSDMNDKHAVLSLPEVKWLVLDMSRISYLDSTGGKLIAQLGKEYDEAGIMLVLASVSESVLDSLEKCGTLKTITAERIFHTIHDAVTVLTVLDNDSNCTKL encoded by the exons TGAGTCAGGGACGACGATGATGTCGTCAAAGAatgacggcggaggaggagggagtccgTCAGGAGAAATGTGCGTGGTGCGCCCTACCCTCAACGTCGCCCAACGCAACCAGCATTACCACTTCGACCCCGGCCATTCTCCAG GCCTGCGGGAGACGATCCAGACGAAGGTGGCGAAATCATGTAGCTTCTCGTCCGGTTGCGTGTCGTCCGCCATCACCGCCCGCCTGCCCATCCTGTCGTGGCTGCCGGCGTACAACTTCAGGGAACATCTTCTTGGCGACATCATTGCCGGCGTAACTATTGCCATCATGCACATTCCTCAGG GCATGGGTTTCGCACTGCTGTCAAACATTCCTCCTGTGAATGGTATCTACATGGGCTTCTTCCCCGTGCTGATCTACGCTCTCTTGGGTACTTCACGCCATTGCTCCATGG GTAGCTTTGCTGTAGTCTGCCTGATGACCGGGAAAGTCGTAACGGAACTGGCCACTCCTGAAGGCGCTATCGTCGACGGTGATATAGCAGGCAATTCCACAACGTCCTATACAGCTGTTCAAGTCGCCACTATAGTTTCTTTTATGGTTGGGGTCTGGGAG CTCATCATGGGGTTACTGCAGCTCGGGTCCCTCAGCGTCTTCCTCTCCGAAATGCTGGTGTCTGGCTTCACCACAGGGGCGGCCTTTCACGTGCTGACGTCGCAGGTCAAATACCTCTTTGGGCTTCAGATCAAAGGGCACAGCGGTCCATTCAAGATCATTTAT ACGTATCGTGATATCATCAAGCAATTACTGCACTCGAACGTAGCAGCTGTGATCGGCTCCGcaatcacaataattattttaacaGTGAACAATGAGGTGATCAAG CCCAGACTACGAAAGAAGACGAACATCCCGATCCCAATTGAACTCATCGTGGTGATTCTCGGAACGGCCGCCTCCTACTTGGGAAACCTCAATGAACAGTTCGACCTGCTCATCGTGGGAGAAATTCCGACGGG ACTGCCTCAGCCGGAAATACCTCCGTTCGAGCTTATACCAAAAGTAGTGGTTGATGCTTTTGTCATCACTATTGTAGCGTATACCGTGTCTTACTCTATGGCGAAGATATTTGCGAAGAAGCATAATTATGAAGTTGACGCAGCTCAAGAGTTGTATTCACAG TCCGCAAGCAACGTGTTCGGAGCCTTCTTCGGCTGCGGGCCCATCGCCGCCTCTCTCGCTCGGTCGCTGATCCAAGAGGCGGTCGGAGGCGTGACTCAGATGACCACCGTTATCTCCTGTGCGCTCTTGCTGCTGGTCCTCCTGTTTGTGGGTCCTGTGTTTGAAACGCTTCCGAAT TGTGTCTTGTCGTCCGTCATCGTCGTTGCGCTAAAGGGGATGTTCATGCAAGTAAACGACCTAAGGAGGGTGTGGGCCATCTCGCGCGCCGACGCCATGATATGGCTCGCCTCCTTCCTTGCTGTTGTTCTCATCGACATCGACTTCGGCCTGTTGATTGGGGTCGTGGTGTCGCTGTTCGTTTTGCTGTACAGAGGACAAAAACCCAGCACGGCCATCCTTGGTTCTGTTCCCAACACGGATATTTACCTGGATATTAATAAGTACTCCGCG GCTGCAGAGGTACCTTCAGTGTCTATTTTCCACTTCAATGGGCCGCTTCACTTCGCAAACAGTGAATACTTCCGAATTCAGATGTTCTCCATGACTGGCCTGGACCCCAGTGCTATTGTTAGTAAAAAGAAAGCCCTTGAGAAGGAGCAGCCAAAATCCGACCTTATCATCGACCCTACCAAG GAAAATGGTGTGCGTGGGAGTACGGAAAAGATTCCTGAGGAGTTTGAAGACAAGCCAAGCGACATGAATGATAAGCATGCAGTTCTCTCCCTGCCC GAAGTAAAGTGGCTGGTGCTGGACATGAGCAGAATCAGTTACTTGGATTCCACGGGAGGAAAACTTATCGCACAGCTCGGGAAGGAATATGACGAGGCAGGCATTATGCTCGTGCTTGCTTCAGTCTCAG AAAGTGTACTGGATAGCTTGGAAAAGTGCGGTACTCTGAAGACAATCACGGCCGAGAGGATCTTCCATACTATCCACGATGCTGTTACTGTTCTTACGGTGTTAGACAATGACAGTAATTGCACCAAGCTCTAA
- the LOC125041582 gene encoding prestin-like isoform X2, with the protein MPLQPIAPLDRLDVASSSMGMQEDTLDDETQQAFLSESGTTMMSSKNDGGGGGSPSGEMCVVRPTLNVAQRNQHYHFDPGHSPGLRETIQTKVAKSCSFSSGCVSSAITARLPILSWLPAYNFREHLLGDIIAGVTIAIMHIPQGMGFALLSNIPPVNGIYMGFFPVLIYALLGTSRHCSMGSFAVVCLMTGKVVTELATPEGAIVDGDIAGNSTTSYTAVQVATIVSFMVGVWELIMGLLQLGSLSVFLSEMLVSGFTTGAAFHVLTSQVKYLFGLQIKGHSGPFKIIYTYRDIIKQLLHSNVAAVIGSAITIIILTVNNEVIKPRLRKKTNIPIPIELIVVILGTAASYLGNLNEQFDLLIVGEIPTGLPQPEIPPFELIPKVVVDAFVITIVAYTVSYSMAKIFAKKHNYEVDAAQELYSQSASNVFGAFFGCGPIAASLARSLIQEAVGGVTQMTTVISCALLLLVLLFVGPVFETLPNCVLSSVIVVALKGMFMQVNDLRRVWAISRADAMIWLASFLAVVLIDIDFGLLIGVVVSLFVLLYRGQKPSTAILGSVPNTDIYLDINKYSAAAEVPSVSIFHFNGPLHFANSEYFRIQMFSMTGLDPSAIVSKKKALEKEQPKSDLIIDPTKENGVRGSTEKIPEEFEDKPSDMNDKHAVLSLPEVKWLVLDMSRISYLDSTGGKLIAQLGKEYDEAGIMLVLASVSESVLDSLEKCGTLKTITAERIFHTIHDAVTVLTVLDNDSNCTKL; encoded by the exons TGAGTCAGGGACGACGATGATGTCGTCAAAGAatgacggcggaggaggagggagtccgTCAGGAGAAATGTGCGTGGTGCGCCCTACCCTCAACGTCGCCCAACGCAACCAGCATTACCACTTCGACCCCGGCCATTCTCCAG GCCTGCGGGAGACGATCCAGACGAAGGTGGCGAAATCATGTAGCTTCTCGTCCGGTTGCGTGTCGTCCGCCATCACCGCCCGCCTGCCCATCCTGTCGTGGCTGCCGGCGTACAACTTCAGGGAACATCTTCTTGGCGACATCATTGCCGGCGTAACTATTGCCATCATGCACATTCCTCAGG GCATGGGTTTCGCACTGCTGTCAAACATTCCTCCTGTGAATGGTATCTACATGGGCTTCTTCCCCGTGCTGATCTACGCTCTCTTGGGTACTTCACGCCATTGCTCCATGG GTAGCTTTGCTGTAGTCTGCCTGATGACCGGGAAAGTCGTAACGGAACTGGCCACTCCTGAAGGCGCTATCGTCGACGGTGATATAGCAGGCAATTCCACAACGTCCTATACAGCTGTTCAAGTCGCCACTATAGTTTCTTTTATGGTTGGGGTCTGGGAG CTCATCATGGGGTTACTGCAGCTCGGGTCCCTCAGCGTCTTCCTCTCCGAAATGCTGGTGTCTGGCTTCACCACAGGGGCGGCCTTTCACGTGCTGACGTCGCAGGTCAAATACCTCTTTGGGCTTCAGATCAAAGGGCACAGCGGTCCATTCAAGATCATTTAT ACGTATCGTGATATCATCAAGCAATTACTGCACTCGAACGTAGCAGCTGTGATCGGCTCCGcaatcacaataattattttaacaGTGAACAATGAGGTGATCAAG CCCAGACTACGAAAGAAGACGAACATCCCGATCCCAATTGAACTCATCGTGGTGATTCTCGGAACGGCCGCCTCCTACTTGGGAAACCTCAATGAACAGTTCGACCTGCTCATCGTGGGAGAAATTCCGACGGG ACTGCCTCAGCCGGAAATACCTCCGTTCGAGCTTATACCAAAAGTAGTGGTTGATGCTTTTGTCATCACTATTGTAGCGTATACCGTGTCTTACTCTATGGCGAAGATATTTGCGAAGAAGCATAATTATGAAGTTGACGCAGCTCAAGAGTTGTATTCACAG TCCGCAAGCAACGTGTTCGGAGCCTTCTTCGGCTGCGGGCCCATCGCCGCCTCTCTCGCTCGGTCGCTGATCCAAGAGGCGGTCGGAGGCGTGACTCAGATGACCACCGTTATCTCCTGTGCGCTCTTGCTGCTGGTCCTCCTGTTTGTGGGTCCTGTGTTTGAAACGCTTCCGAAT TGTGTCTTGTCGTCCGTCATCGTCGTTGCGCTAAAGGGGATGTTCATGCAAGTAAACGACCTAAGGAGGGTGTGGGCCATCTCGCGCGCCGACGCCATGATATGGCTCGCCTCCTTCCTTGCTGTTGTTCTCATCGACATCGACTTCGGCCTGTTGATTGGGGTCGTGGTGTCGCTGTTCGTTTTGCTGTACAGAGGACAAAAACCCAGCACGGCCATCCTTGGTTCTGTTCCCAACACGGATATTTACCTGGATATTAATAAGTACTCCGCG GCTGCAGAGGTACCTTCAGTGTCTATTTTCCACTTCAATGGGCCGCTTCACTTCGCAAACAGTGAATACTTCCGAATTCAGATGTTCTCCATGACTGGCCTGGACCCCAGTGCTATTGTTAGTAAAAAGAAAGCCCTTGAGAAGGAGCAGCCAAAATCCGACCTTATCATCGACCCTACCAAG GAAAATGGTGTGCGTGGGAGTACGGAAAAGATTCCTGAGGAGTTTGAAGACAAGCCAAGCGACATGAATGATAAGCATGCAGTTCTCTCCCTGCCC GAAGTAAAGTGGCTGGTGCTGGACATGAGCAGAATCAGTTACTTGGATTCCACGGGAGGAAAACTTATCGCACAGCTCGGGAAGGAATATGACGAGGCAGGCATTATGCTCGTGCTTGCTTCAGTCTCAG AAAGTGTACTGGATAGCTTGGAAAAGTGCGGTACTCTGAAGACAATCACGGCCGAGAGGATCTTCCATACTATCCACGATGCTGTTACTGTTCTTACGGTGTTAGACAATGACAGTAATTGCACCAAGCTCTAA
- the LOC125041582 gene encoding solute carrier family 26 member 6-like isoform X6, translated as MPLQPIAPLDRLDVASSSESGTTMMSSKNDGGGGGSPSGEMCVVRPTLNVAQRNQHYHFDPGHSPGLRETIQTKVAKSCSFSSGCVSSAITARLPILSWLPAYNFREHLLGDIIAGVTIAIMHIPQGMGFALLSNIPPVNGIYMGFFPVLIYALLGTSRHCSMGSFAVVCLMTGKVVTELATPEGAIVDGDIAGNSTTSYTAVQVATIVSFMVGVWELIMGLLQLGSLSVFLSEMLVSGFTTGAAFHVLTSQVKYLFGLQIKGHSGPFKIIYTYRDIIKQLLHSNVAAVIGSAITIIILTVNNEVIKPRLRKKTNIPIPIELIVVILGTAASYLGNLNEQFDLLIVGEIPTGLPQPEIPPFELIPKVVVDAFVITIVAYTVSYSMAKIFAKKHNYEVDAAQELYSQSASNVFGAFFGCGPIAASLARSLIQEAVGGVTQMTTVISCALLLLVLLFVGPVFETLPNCVLSSVIVVALKGMFMQVNDLRRVWAISRADAMIWLASFLAVVLIDIDFGLLIGVVVSLFVLLYRGQKPSTAILGSVPNTDIYLDINKYSAAAEVPSVSIFHFNGPLHFANSEYFRIQMFSMTGLDPSAIVSKKKALEKEQPKSDLIIDPTKENGVRGSTEKIPEEFEDKPSDMNDKHAVLSLPEVKWLVLDMSRISYLDSTGGKLIAQLGKEYDEAGIMLVLASVSESVLDSLEKCGTLKTITAERIFHTIHDAVTVLTVLDNDSNCTKL; from the exons TGAGTCAGGGACGACGATGATGTCGTCAAAGAatgacggcggaggaggagggagtccgTCAGGAGAAATGTGCGTGGTGCGCCCTACCCTCAACGTCGCCCAACGCAACCAGCATTACCACTTCGACCCCGGCCATTCTCCAG GCCTGCGGGAGACGATCCAGACGAAGGTGGCGAAATCATGTAGCTTCTCGTCCGGTTGCGTGTCGTCCGCCATCACCGCCCGCCTGCCCATCCTGTCGTGGCTGCCGGCGTACAACTTCAGGGAACATCTTCTTGGCGACATCATTGCCGGCGTAACTATTGCCATCATGCACATTCCTCAGG GCATGGGTTTCGCACTGCTGTCAAACATTCCTCCTGTGAATGGTATCTACATGGGCTTCTTCCCCGTGCTGATCTACGCTCTCTTGGGTACTTCACGCCATTGCTCCATGG GTAGCTTTGCTGTAGTCTGCCTGATGACCGGGAAAGTCGTAACGGAACTGGCCACTCCTGAAGGCGCTATCGTCGACGGTGATATAGCAGGCAATTCCACAACGTCCTATACAGCTGTTCAAGTCGCCACTATAGTTTCTTTTATGGTTGGGGTCTGGGAG CTCATCATGGGGTTACTGCAGCTCGGGTCCCTCAGCGTCTTCCTCTCCGAAATGCTGGTGTCTGGCTTCACCACAGGGGCGGCCTTTCACGTGCTGACGTCGCAGGTCAAATACCTCTTTGGGCTTCAGATCAAAGGGCACAGCGGTCCATTCAAGATCATTTAT ACGTATCGTGATATCATCAAGCAATTACTGCACTCGAACGTAGCAGCTGTGATCGGCTCCGcaatcacaataattattttaacaGTGAACAATGAGGTGATCAAG CCCAGACTACGAAAGAAGACGAACATCCCGATCCCAATTGAACTCATCGTGGTGATTCTCGGAACGGCCGCCTCCTACTTGGGAAACCTCAATGAACAGTTCGACCTGCTCATCGTGGGAGAAATTCCGACGGG ACTGCCTCAGCCGGAAATACCTCCGTTCGAGCTTATACCAAAAGTAGTGGTTGATGCTTTTGTCATCACTATTGTAGCGTATACCGTGTCTTACTCTATGGCGAAGATATTTGCGAAGAAGCATAATTATGAAGTTGACGCAGCTCAAGAGTTGTATTCACAG TCCGCAAGCAACGTGTTCGGAGCCTTCTTCGGCTGCGGGCCCATCGCCGCCTCTCTCGCTCGGTCGCTGATCCAAGAGGCGGTCGGAGGCGTGACTCAGATGACCACCGTTATCTCCTGTGCGCTCTTGCTGCTGGTCCTCCTGTTTGTGGGTCCTGTGTTTGAAACGCTTCCGAAT TGTGTCTTGTCGTCCGTCATCGTCGTTGCGCTAAAGGGGATGTTCATGCAAGTAAACGACCTAAGGAGGGTGTGGGCCATCTCGCGCGCCGACGCCATGATATGGCTCGCCTCCTTCCTTGCTGTTGTTCTCATCGACATCGACTTCGGCCTGTTGATTGGGGTCGTGGTGTCGCTGTTCGTTTTGCTGTACAGAGGACAAAAACCCAGCACGGCCATCCTTGGTTCTGTTCCCAACACGGATATTTACCTGGATATTAATAAGTACTCCGCG GCTGCAGAGGTACCTTCAGTGTCTATTTTCCACTTCAATGGGCCGCTTCACTTCGCAAACAGTGAATACTTCCGAATTCAGATGTTCTCCATGACTGGCCTGGACCCCAGTGCTATTGTTAGTAAAAAGAAAGCCCTTGAGAAGGAGCAGCCAAAATCCGACCTTATCATCGACCCTACCAAG GAAAATGGTGTGCGTGGGAGTACGGAAAAGATTCCTGAGGAGTTTGAAGACAAGCCAAGCGACATGAATGATAAGCATGCAGTTCTCTCCCTGCCC GAAGTAAAGTGGCTGGTGCTGGACATGAGCAGAATCAGTTACTTGGATTCCACGGGAGGAAAACTTATCGCACAGCTCGGGAAGGAATATGACGAGGCAGGCATTATGCTCGTGCTTGCTTCAGTCTCAG AAAGTGTACTGGATAGCTTGGAAAAGTGCGGTACTCTGAAGACAATCACGGCCGAGAGGATCTTCCATACTATCCACGATGCTGTTACTGTTCTTACGGTGTTAGACAATGACAGTAATTGCACCAAGCTCTAA